In a genomic window of Labeo rohita strain BAU-BD-2019 chromosome 20, IGBB_LRoh.1.0, whole genome shotgun sequence:
- the riox1 gene encoding ribosomal oxygenase 1, translating into MERKHMSALSIYQSLSGGTKTQEQAKSPPAKKIKRKENGIQPKNKLNKKKTVKPLKSNMRLSSSDKEKSKAEKECETHNGEGVDSPALDALLMDLTKVNNSRDRANRLFQWLIHPVQDKSFFRDNWEKKPILIQRQNPDFYKGLFSTAEFDQILRNDDVQYGVNLDVTSYTNGKRETHNPPGRALPYTVWDFYESGCSLRMLNPQAFSSTVWQVLSILQEKFGSMAGANVYLTPAGTQGFAPHYDDIEAFILQLEGKKHWRVYNPRSEDEVLPLVSSPNFNQNEIGQPIMDVVLEAGDLLYFPRGFIHQGDCLPNAHSLHITISSFQRNSWGDLLLKLMPASLEIAMEEDVEFRKGLPLDYLQFMGVQNSEKDDPRRSKFIAHVEGLMKNLVSYAPVDAAVDQKARDFLHDCLPPMLSAEEKASSVYGAPARWGDGKALDVTVQLKGQTQIRLVRAGAARLCGDGDTVSLFYTTENSRVYHKEEPKSTEMKTEHIDAMEFLIHSYPKFVSVASLPCETMEAKMSLAELLFEKGVIRTAEPLTAE; encoded by the exons atggaaagaaaacacatgtCCGCATTATCTATTTATCAATCATTATCAGGAGGAACAAAAACACAGGAACAG GCTAAGTCTCCACcagcaaagaaaatcaaaaggAAGGAGAATGGCATccaaccaaaaaataaattaaataagaagAAAACAGTGAAGCCTCTGAAATCCAACATGAGGCTCAGCAGCAGTGATAAGGAGAAATCTAAGGCT GAGAAGGAGTGTGAGACACATAACGGTGAAGGAGTTGACAGTCCAGCTCTTGATGCACTCCTGATGGATCTGACGAAGGTCAACAACAGCAGAGATAGAGCTAACAGACTGTTCCAGTGGCTTATTCATCCAGTCCAGGACAAGAGCTTCTTCAG AGATAACTGGGAGAAGAAACCGATTCTGATACAACGACAGAATCCAGACTTTTACAAAGGACTCTTTTCGACGGCTGAGTTTGACCAGATCTTAAGAAAT GATGATGTGCAGTATGGAGTGAATCTGGATGTGACAAGCTACACAAATGGAAAAAGAGAGACACACAATCCTCCAGGAAGAGCGTTACCATACACTGTGTGGGATTTTTATGAG AGCGGCTGTTCTCTCAGAATGCTCAATCCTCAAGCGTTTTCCTCCACTGTGTGGCAAGTACTCTCTATTCTTCAGGAGAAGTTTGGCAGTATGGCGGGCGCAAACGT ATATCTGACACCAGCAGGGACGCAGGGTTTTGCTCCTCATTATGATGATATAGAGGCGTTCATCTTGCAACTGGAGGGCAAAAAGCACTGGAGAGTGTACAACCCTCG ATCTGAAGATGAGGTATTGCCACTGGTGTCCAGTC CTAATTTCAATCAGAACGAGATCGGGCAGCCCATCATGGATGTGGTGCTGGAGGCTGGTGATCTGCTGTATTTTCCACGTGGCTTTATTCATCAGGGCGACTGTCTGCCTAACGCCCATTCGCTGCACATCACCATCTCCTCCTTCCAGAGGAACAGCTGGGGAGATCTGCTCCTCAAA TTGATGCCAGCATCTCTGGAGATTGCGATGGAGGAGGACGTTGAGTTCAGGAAGGGACTGCCGCTCGATTACCTTCAGTTCATGGGAGTTCAGAACTCTGAGAAG GATGACCCACGGAGAAGCAAATTCATTGCACATGTTGAGGGCCTGATGAAGAATCTGGTCAGTTATGCACCAGTCGACGCTGCTGTGGATCAGAAAGCCAGAGACTTTCTGCACGACTGCCTTCCGCCGATGCTGAGTGCTG aGGAGAAGGCCAGCAGTGTGTACGGGGCTCCTGCTCGATGGGGAGACGGTAAGGCCCTTGATGTGACTGTTCAACTGAAGGGCCAAACCCAAATCAGACTGGTGCGGGCCGGAGCTGCAAG GTTGTGTGGTGATGGAGACACAGTATCTCTTTTTTACACTACTGAGAACTCCAGAGTCTATCATAAAGAAGAACCCAAGAGCACTGAGATGAAAACAGAG cACATAGATGCCATGGAATTTCTGATTCATTCATATCCCAAGTTTGTTTCTGTGGCCAGTTTACCATGTGAGACAATGGAGGCTAAG ATGTCTCTGGCCGAGCTGCTCTTTGAGAAGGGAGTAATCCGCACAGCCGAACCTTTGAcagctgaataa
- the LOC127183208 gene encoding NADH dehydrogenase [ubiquinone] 1 beta subcomplex subunit 1, translated as MVNFAAAIRTHWVNILVPLGFVIGVYLDRWNDQKLTAFRNKSALYSRELKPGEEYTWK; from the exons ATGGTAAACTTCGCAGCAGCAATTCGTACGCACTGGGTCAATATTCTGGTCCCTCTGGGTTTCGTCATTGGGGTTTATCTGGACCGATGGAATGACCAGAAACTCACAGCATTCAGGAACAAGAGTGCTTTATACAgcag gGAACTGAAGCCTGGTGAGGAGTATACATGGAAGTGA